CTGCGGCTTCTACCTCCAGCAGACACCAACATGATAAGGAGAAGAGTTATTGGCACAGAAGATAAAGTGGCAAGCGACagtgtggggtgggagtggggcggCAGAAGAGGAGAGTAGGTCATTTGGCAAAGTGCTCCCTGATACACTCACGTGCGCACGAGTTTTAACTTTTTCTGGGCAGCCTTGGGGGCTTCTTCATCTGAGTTTTTCCCTTTGGAACGAGCACGGgcagctttcttctccttttgagtCCGGCCTTCTAGGAAAGAGGGGGAAAGCCAGAAGGCAGGGAAACAGAAAGATGGGTTAagtcctccttcctccccctctttcCAACCTGGTGCCCCTCCCTCATAGCTGAAGAGCCGGCTTCTTCTCCCTCTGAATCCTCACCCCACCTCTCACAGCCCCGCCCCCCTCCTCACTCTTTTTGCCTTTGCTGGAAGAGCTGTCATAGTCACTGGACTCAATCTGTTTCTCCTTCAAGTCAGCCTCAAAACGGGCCAGGTCTGTGTCCAGTCGCCGAATGTGTTTGTCCAcctgggtgggaaggaaggagaaggaagaggtaCATGGCTGGTTTCAGTGAAAGAAAAGAGGCTAAGGCAGATTCTGTGGATCTCCCAGACCCAAAACAGATCCCAACACAGCTGAAGGAGGGGTCTAGACCCCAAGGAATAGATGGGAGGTAGGTGGGGAGCCATGAACAGGGCCATACCATCTCATAGGTCTGCATGGCAAGCTGCACCTTGTCGTCACCAAATTCCTTGCACTTGCCATaggcttcctggatctgtttGAGAAGGGCCAATTTTTCCTCGGAGCTCAGGTTGCGGGCGCTACTCATATACTCAGTGGCCAACTTGTCAATTTCAGCCTTCAGGTCTACAACAGAGACAGAGGCCTGGTCACAATGGCCCCTGAGTGGCTAGTTGAAATACACTTCTTCCTCTTGTTCCTTGGGCCTTTTCCATTGACCATCATAACCTTCGAACTAAAATGTACTGAGCGTTCATAGGTACTGTGCCATGTACTCAAGTAATGCAATGTATTGACAATATTTGTTTTAAAGGTGGCTTCAGGTGCTGAAAACATTGCTATCATAGTTGGAACTTAAATTATTGAAACATAATGAAGGATTCTTTGTACACTGCACTAATATGAAGTATATTTTTGTTGATGTCTGGTGCTTCTTTGTAGGGCTTGCTGCTCCTTGAACCATGAATTTTGTCTCAAAAGCTGCCTGgtttctcatcttaaaaacatcccactggggctggcccggtagtgcagcggttaagttcacacgttctgcttctcagcggcccagggtttgccggttcggatcccgggtgcggacatggtactgcttggcacaccatgctgtggtaggcgtccatgtataaagcagaggaagatgggcacgatgttagctcagggccaggcttcctcagcaaaaaagaggactggcagtagttagctcagggctaatcttcctcaaaaaaaaaaaaaaaaaaaaaaaaaatcccacaataGCTCTGAGCGCTGTAAACCAGGCTGGGTCATCTGCTGCTGCCGGTTTCCAAGCCTGTACATCTGTATCTCATCATTTAAAGTTAGGTCCAAGTTTACTCATGTAACAGTTTTTCTACTTACTGCCCACCCCATTTTGCTCATCATCTGCAACTTGTTTATATTTCCcatcactttttttctgtttgttcatctTAGCTATCACTCTAAACAATTTAATATTGGAAGGCTGGTGGTGTCCCAAGACAGTGAGACTGGAGATGTCTACTGCCTGATATTTGGTAGGACTCATAGGTAATGTCGATGGAAAGAGACAAAAGTATGCCTGTAACATAGAGCAGCAACAGAGAACAGGAAGGATCTGCACACGCTATGTTCATGCTCCACTTAATTCGAGGCCCCTGGAGGACGCTGAGAAAGCATGTAGTTCAGTAACTTCCGACTGGTCTTCCCATGCACGAACTCGGGAGCTGGAACTGTGTTACAAAGAAAGCAAGCTGGCTCTCGGCATCGCCAGGCAGTTCTCAGGAGACGACAAGTTCTCCAGGATTTTAGATGATGTTCACTTTTCACAAATAAACTTACCCAGAGTCACTTAAATGACAGCTTTAGGTATTCTAACACCAGCTTGTTACATCCTTGAACATGGCTATGTAAGGATGGAAGCTTTCTTAGTCAGACCTATATATCCTTCAGCAGGCATGGGGGACAGTTCCAGGAGACATCTTTGACCTTGAAGAGACCAACCTGACCACTGCAGTGTAGCCTCAGGCTCCAAGTGAATGCCTCAATGCAGCCAAACTTGCTCAATGTCCAAGGAAGGCCACAGACGGTATCTAGTGCTTCTGTAAGGCTGAAGAATACAGTGTAGAGATCCTGACGTTAATTGctgctttggggtttttttttcattctttttaagaacTTCTCCTACATGAAAGCTCCTGTCTACCAACATGAGTTGCAGTCTAAAGCCACAGTGAATTTTGTGATAGTTAACGTTAACAATCCAGTGAAGTAGAAACATTCTAGTCTTCCTGTAAATATACTGAACATGCAGAACAGAAATGATTCTAGAGTGGACTCTGGTTTTTTGTATTCTTCTTGAgggagacacagagaacagagcaTCTCTGAATTCTTGAGGCATTGTTGCAATACTCCATTTGTTATGGAAAAGCTGATACAGAAATGTGGATCATCATTACTCTCCTTTTAAGAATTGCAAGagagttaaaaagagagagagaagccacagtTCTCCAGATCAGACCAGATGATATGGTAAcaccaaacagaaaaagaaatgatcatcATACACATGGGATCCTCACTCTGTACATACCCTCTGTTCTTTGGTCCAGGTCCCTCATAAGCTGAAAGTTCCTCTGCAGTTCAAAGGGGAGGTTTTCAATACctagggagaagaggagaaactgaggatcACTGGACTGCACAGGCCTTATAGCTGCTTTCAAAGTACAGGTCCAAAACAGGACTTGGTTTTCCCTCCTTTGAACCGCTGGATTTATCTGTGACAGTGTTCATCATTCCTTTCTCAGAACAGCCTGTGTCTGCCCCTCTCCAGAGCTAACCTCTCCACCTCTTCACAGCTTTCCCACTCTTTCTCCCTTCAGTGACCTTACTCTACAAATCAgcccttccccctttttttttttcttgaggaagagtggctccgAGCTAACATTTGCACCCATTTTCCTCAAtgttatatgtaggacgcctgccacagcatggcttgatgagcggggcataggtctgtgcctgggatccaaaccaacaaaccctgggccacctaagtgggaCACCCCAAACTTAAAtgttgcgccactgggccactcccttctttcctttattttcaatctctgcctccaaaCTCCTTGCCCACAACTGAGAAATACCCTTCTGTATCCTCCACCAGTCATCATACACATACTTCCAATATGCTCTCCATATAGTAACcagaatgttctttttaaaaaagcaaatctgaTCAAGTCACTCTCCTGCATGTAACCCTCCAATAACTTCCTATTGCACTATTCCTATTCCTGTTCTGCACTTTCTGGCCCTTGCTTACCTCACAGGAGCCTTAACTCATGTCAGCCGCCCCTTTGCGCTCTCTCCGCTCCGATCATACTGCCCTTTCCAGAGTGCCTCGAACCTGCCAGGGCTCTTCCTGCCACTCGGCTTTCCACAtgctgccccctctgcctggactACACTGCCCAGGCTTCTTCACCCCACCTCCACCAAACCTTCTGGCACATTCCTCTTCATTCTTCCAAGTTCAGCTCAACCCTGACTTCCCCAGACTTCAGCAAGTGCCCTGGATTATGCTGTCAAGTTATTCTAGCTCTACCctttttggcatttatccaaTTCTAATTAAATAACTAACTGTGTAGTTAGTTATTTGGTATCTGCCTCCCTGGCCCTCCAAAGGGCTGGACATGCCTGTCTTCTTCTCTCCTATTTCCCTAGTGTTTAGAACTATGACTTGTATACAGAGGGTCCTCAATAAATACCTGAATAAGTGCATGAATTACTTAAGTCTctctcacaaaagaaaaatctcttcccACGACTCCacttcaaacttttaaaatgccTCCACTACTTTAACCTATAACCTCAGGTCTGCCACCACCAGTTTACTGAGATTAAGTCACCAACAACTTACCAGCTCAAATGATCTGTTATCAGTCCTATCCTAAATATTACGTCGCAACAGTTGCTACCATCTTCTCTCCCTCGAGTAACTTTCTTCTTCTTAGGATTCCAAATCTCATCATATACTTTCTGGTAATTCCAACACTGACGTTTCCTTAGCCTATTCCTTAAACTTTGCTGTTTTTCTTAAGATTACACTTTAATCCTCTCACTTTCTCATTCCACTTGCTTTCCCTGAATGATCTCAATCTCATTCACATTCATGGATACAATTATCATTCCTATGCGTAAGTCCAAACTGAATTAAATATATTGCTGTTAACTCCTgaatttcctgtcttgttgataTATTGTCTACCTCACTTCCCAAGCAGGAAATCGAGAGGCCACCTTagattcttccttctctctccattgtTCATTCAGTCAGTCCTGTCATATGTCACTCCCTGAGATCAAGTCCTCATCTCTGACCTGGACTGTTACCACTAATTGATCTCCCTATTACCAATGTTATCATGCTCCAGTGTATCACACATTAGTTGTCTTCCTTTATAAAAACCactctattttaaaaagctgttggTTCCTCACTATTTAAAGTGCAAGcttcagggccggccctgtggccgaatgattaagtttgcgcgctctgctgcagcggcccagggtttcaccggttcggatcctgggcgtgaacatggcgctgcccatcaggccatgctgaggcagtgtcccgcacgccacaactagaaggacccacaactaaaaatatacaactatgtactggggggctttggggagaaaaaggaaaaataaaacctttaaagtGCAAGCTTCTTAGCTTAACAGACCTTGCACAATCTAGCCCTAGCCTCTTTCGCCGGTCTCACTTTCCAGTCTTCTGACTTTTGAGTCTTATATACCTAGCACTCTGACCTCACTTCTCCCTGACCTTGCCACAAACCCATCATACCTTTGCTGATGCTTCCCTCAACCTGCGATTCCCTTTCCCTCCCCACGCTGACAAACAAACACTCAAGCTTCAAGACTATATTCAAACATCACATCCTCTGAAAATCTTTACCTACATCCCCAGTAATTAGTTCCTCTTTCTCCAGTGTCACCAActgtccttttaatgtatttctattatttcacttgtcacaatgttttataattacttATTAGCAGAATCTGTTTCCTACTAGACTATGAGCTcttgagggcagaggctgtgtcttACTCATTTTCGTATATCCTCAGTACCTGCCATTATGTCTGACCCATAGCAGGAcctcaatgaataaatgaacgaatgaatgactTTCAATACTGTAAGACAAATGTAAGCATAGAGGATGACAGGTTTGTGAAGGGGTGGGTTACACGAATGGCAAACGTAACACCAGATTTCCATTTCGTGGGAATTGGATTTTTACTCCAAGTAGAGAAACGTTCCAGTTCATCACATGACAGTGGTCACTCACAATCCCCCATCCCCATGAAAAGCCGCTTCTGAGAAACAACTGAGCGGAGGAGCCGCGAGCAGGTCTTTGTCGCTGCTCCAAATGGTGGTGGGTGATATACCAAAACGACAGATTCggaaccattttgaaaaaaacaacaaaaaacatccTGAGGCTGGAGACCCTAAAGATGGGGACAGCAAATATCTTCCCAGCTACGCCCGTTACCCGTTCAAGAGACGTGTCTCAGCCCCACCGCGCATCCCCTCCCTCGTCTACACCCCAAAGCGAGGCCTCAACCCTgctgccccgccccctccttcTTAATAGCCTCCCACCCTTTCTCTCACAGAACCCCTTCACAATTGTGACCCTCTTACCACCGGGACTTCGGGGCCATAGATCTTCTCAGCCCCGATGCCCCCCACCACTCTATGACCCCtgaccccctcctccagcctgctcTTACTGTCCAGATAATGTTCCAAATACATCCCCGCAGCCATCttgaagcaaaacaaagcaacttCCGATCCGCCCCGGAAGTGACATAAACGCGACGGGCGCTGAAGCTATTATTCTTGGGGTAGAGCCTTTCCGCCCTTACAAGGAGGACTTCCGCCCTCACTAAGTTCTCCGCCCGGACACATCCGCCCGACGTTGAAACTTGCCCTTTTGCGTAGGGAGCCACGACGGCCGGTAACCAAGCGCCCTGAGGCGGCTTTAGCCCGCTTCCGCCCTCACTGCGACCCCAGGACGCGACCGCGGCGGGCATGACGTCGCTGGAGGTCGCCATTTTGCATTCTGTATcaaactttttttccctccaaaacgGGAATTTGCGGTAATGAGAGAAACAACACTTGTCACTTTAGGATTGTATTACAGAAATATCCTTTTTCAGCAACTGAAGAATCTTATTTCCCTTTTGCAAAATATGCATCTGGTGCCCAGCGCAGGTCCCACGAATCAAGACTCTCCAAGGTAGCTAGTTTCTTAAGGAAGTTGGGAGGTGTCGCTGGTGTTGCGAGATTTAGACCCTCCGCTTTTCTGTTCGGTCGCACGAACACCAACTCCCCAGGGttattttttaacttggaaaaaaattcacTATTTATAAACTCTACTTATAAATATAAAGGTCACACAATGAAGCTATAATTCTCCACACCTTTTGTCAGGGTTCCTGTCCTTGAACACTGGAACACattctcacatataaaatgacAGAGTACTTGTGGTCTTGCCCTCCTGTTTTGTCTCCTTTTATTCGAGTTTATATATGACGTTAACTAGCCCCGTGATCCTGAGAGGATTGGGGCTTGGCGCTCTGTCACAACCGGGCCAGTTAGGTGCCAGCCACCACCCGACAGTAAAAGAAAACCACGTTTTTCATCGAGATGGACGGCAATCGAGTGCATGAAGGGCTGCCTCCACACTAGGGAAACGGAGCTCAAAGCCCATAAGCCAACAGCGGTGTTAGTAAGACAGTGTTTGGGAGGTCACTGTCACCTCTAATGCACACATTCTTGGTAATTACGAGTGTCACATGGCAGGTTTTATGGAAGTTTTCAGCCACGTACTTTAGACCAAATACATGAGGAAGGATAAGGCGAAACCCCACGTTTACTACTGAGCAGGTGGTAAGATACAGCAACAGAATCTAGACGACTTCACTCTAAATTATAAGTGTCACACCCCTGGGTAAGTAATTTAATGTCTGTGCctatttccttctctataaaatgagaataacagtacctacctcataggattgttgctATGAGTGCGAATGTATCCTTAGAAAGAGCAGACTCTGGTTCTCACGCCTGTGATGAAGGTAGGGCCGCTCAGGGCCTTTTCAAGAGTTGGTGAGAGCAGGGGCAAAACCAGGAAATATTTGGGAAGCTAACAGACACTAGCACATTTGGTCATACGTGCTACATTCATTAGAAACACACTACAGACTGAGACTATTTTGGATGCCCACACAGGAGACAGAGTCCTAAATTAAGTGGGCATTCCTTTGCTATCCACCCTCCACTAGGTAATGAGCATGGGTGCCCAGCAGTCCCATGGAGGAGAGCCGCAGTATCAGATGGGGAGCTGTCACTCTTTCAGTGCCTAAAggtttttaattctcaaaaaggAATAATCTAGTCCAATTCCTTCATTTAACAGCTGAAGAAGCATCTTGGCCAGCACTCGctgatggcagagccagggctgaaGTCCAGGGTTCCTGACCACACTCACTCCTCGGCACTACAACTGTCCTGTGTCTTTATTCGATCCTGGTTATGTTTTCCACCACAGGAAACCTCTGGTTCTAGGTGCCACAGAATGATGaatacatgcatgtacacacatgccAACTGCAATTAGCACGGAGCCCACTGATGCTCAGGCAGGGTATAGATCCTTCAAGAAGCCATGCTTCCACTGCTTTGATAGGGAGCTTGGTGGTTTTCCTAACACATGACTGAAACCTTGCTCTCTCATATTTAGGCATTGCAGTCCCCATGACAGGATTTGTGTGTAGAAACCCTCATAAACCCAGATTTCACTTCAGAAATAGCAAATCTGAAATATCAAATAACACACACTTCTAAGCCACTCGACCATTTTGGGGATCTCTGGCCCCGTGGGGACCACATCTCAGCCCTTGCCCCTTTACAAATACAGGGGGTTTATGGCTAGGTATACACACAGAGCCTCATCACACAGCATTCGTCCTCACATAACACACACTCTAGTGTAAACCCTTAGAACTGGCCTCGAACACCTCCCCAATAGCTGTTTCCCATGCTCACTCACATCAGTAGCTCCACTGCCTCTGATCCTTTTACACGAATTTATTTCTATACAAGGCTCTAAAAACACCCCTTGGTTTGTacataagttttttctttttttcttcattttaaattgctttataaCAACtggtttcctgatttttttttccattttctcttttctctgaaatctgtcatgattaaaaaaaaaagacaaaagaaaataaaaatgccattggCCAGGAGACAgggtggagaaaaacaaaaaggacaaaaataaacaaaacgtCAAATATGAAAATTCTCAGAGATAATGCATTTATAAACACAGAAATGGTTACAACAAAGATGGCCATGATGagtgggtatatatatatatatttatatatatttatatatatatataaatttgtgcCCGGCAACTGACCGTGGCACCTAGGGAGCTAAGTCCAGTCCTTGTGTTTGCCCTGAACTCTCCCTTCTCTGCAACACCCCTGGTTTTTGGGTTTCATAACGAACACAAAGCTCCCACAGCTCCTTAGGTTTGGGGATGGGAGACTGAGAGTACAGGGCCTTGGTtggcagagaaggggagaggctCCAAGGAAAACCATAACCCACACTTCTAAGCCACCCTTGACCATTTTGGGGATCTCTGGCCCCTTGGGGACCACATCTCAGCCCTTGCCCCTTTACAAATAAAGGGGGTCTGACCCCCACCCAGATCTCCTTCTTCCAGCATTAGGTAGGAAGTGAAATGAGACCATGAGGGGAAGAAAACGGCTCCTAGGGATCGGGGCACACAAGAAACCTGTTCTTTCGCAGGCAAGAATAGAACAGGAGGCTGGTTGCATTtagggctcccttctctctgatATTTGGGAGGGCCAGCCTCTAGTCTTCTATCAGCCCAAACCTTGAGGATTATGAGGGTAAGGAGAGAGTAAGTGCCCACACTGGAAAAGTTTCTATGAGGTCATAGCAAATCCCTCCCTTGAGCACCAACCCCCAATTTTGAAAGCTATGCTTGGGAGGGGAGGCTGCTGGATCACACTACCAGCTCAGTATTCCTTTGCCAATCAGGAGGCTGATGTTCCTTTTGAAGAGGAGTTGAGAATAAAGATGGTATCCTGTGAAGGAAGGCCATGCCTGAGGCCCAAGGAAATGGAGCCAAGGCCTGTCAAGGAAGAAGAGGACTTTTCCCACCAAGAGGAGTTGGAGAAAGAAGGGACCAGAACTTCTTCCCCCTCTTCCCAGTGGGTGGCAGCACAGGTCTCTATGAGCTGGCCAGGTGCTCCACCTGGATGGTGCTGGTGGTGACAGTGAGGCAGATGTCCTTATGATGCTCCGCCGTCTTATACGGGGTCAGGTCAAAGGAACACTGGGGTGGAGGGTTGGGGTTGctgtccccaccacccccaccctggggGGCTGCCCCAGGGGACTGGAAGTGTggtggctgtggctgctgctgctgctgctgctgctgctgcgatgcctgggaggcctgggcctgggcctgggcttgGGCTTGAGCCTGGGCTTGGGCTTGGGCTTGGGCTTGAGCTtgagcctgggcctgggcctgggcctgggcctgggccactgctgccgccgctgctgctgcctgCACTTGTTGCTGGAGATCAGGAGGGTTGTGTTTGCGCATATGTTTCATAAGGTACGTTTCCTGAGGGAGATGGTAAAAAGGAGTTGAgggatgaaagagaaggaaagaggtcaCTTGTAACTAGCATCCTGGGCTCTTACTTTGCTTTATATAGTGCAAGACTTATTACAAAGATATTCTGGAGCCAGGGCGCGTTGTCCCCAGGAGCCACTTTCAGTGCTCACTATTGGGTAGAAAAGAAGGGGAACCTTTAGTCACCATGGGCTTTCAACTGGCACAGAGAAAGCTGTCATTTTCTCAAAGATCTCTGAATGGAACAACTTTACAACCTTTCTCTGGGATCTAATGGAAAACATCTAACTGAAATCTTTCTCCTCCCACAATTTCAAGTTGCTTTATTTTGccttatgtttaaataaaatgaagaaacattgCTTGGCAATCCCTATATGCTTAAGGGATCAGGCATCCCTTTTATTCCTCAGCTACAGGTctatttaatttctgttttctttactgaTTGGGTAAGTTGGAGCTAGGGAGGTAACATATTCACTGCAACAGATCTTTACCAAGAAAGATGGGGTAAAGTGGACTATAGTCTTACAGGCCCACAcggaaggaaagagaaggcacTGAGCACTCACCGACGTATATGCCCGACTACAGATAGTGCAG
This DNA window, taken from Equus przewalskii isolate Varuska chromosome 5, EquPr2, whole genome shotgun sequence, encodes the following:
- the ING4 gene encoding inhibitor of growth protein 4 isoform X7 — encoded protein: MRDLDQRTEDLKAEIDKLATEYMSSARNLSSEEKLALLKQIQEAYGKCKEFGDDKVQLAMQTYEMVDKHIRRLDTDLARFEADLKEKQIESSDYDSSSSKGRTQKEKKAARARSKGKNSDEEAPKAAQKKLKLVRTSPEYGMPSVTFGSVHPSDVLDMPVDPNEPTYCLCHQVSYGEMIGCDNPDCSIEWFHFACVGLTTKPRGKWFCPRCSQERKKK
- the ING4 gene encoding inhibitor of growth protein 4 isoform X2; the encoded protein is MAAGMYLEHYLDSIENLPFELQRNFQLMRDLDQRTEDLKAEIDKLATEYMSSARNLSSEEKLALLKQIQEAYGKCKEFGDDKVQLAMQTYEMVDKHIRRLDTDLARFEADLKEKQIESSDYDSSSSKGKKSRTQKEKKAARARSKGKNSDEEAPKAAQKKLKLVRTSPEYGMPSVTFGSVHPSDVLDMPVDPNEPTYCLCHQVSYGEMIGCDNPDCSIEWFHFACVGLTTKPRGKWFCPRCSQERKKK
- the ING4 gene encoding inhibitor of growth protein 4 isoform X1 gives rise to the protein MAAGMYLEHYLDSIENLPFELQRNFQLMRDLDQRTEDLKAEIDKLATEYMSSARNLSSEEKLALLKQIQEAYGKCKEFGDDKVQLAMQTYEMVDKHIRRLDTDLARFEADLKEKQIESSDYDSSSSKGKKKGRTQKEKKAARARSKGKNSDEEAPKAAQKKLKLVRTSPEYGMPSVTFGSVHPSDVLDMPVDPNEPTYCLCHQVSYGEMIGCDNPDCSIEWFHFACVGLTTKPRGKWFCPRCSQERKKK
- the ING4 gene encoding inhibitor of growth protein 4 isoform X8, which produces MSSARNLSSEEKLALLKQIQEAYGKCKEFGDDKVQLAMQTYEMVDKHIRRLDTDLARFEADLKEKQIESSDYDSSSSKGKKKGRTQKEKKAARARSKGKNSDEEAPKAAQKKLKLVRTSPEYGMPSVTFGSVHPSDVLDMPVDPNEPTYCLCHQVSYGEMIGCDNPDCSIEWFHFACVGLTTKPRGKWFCPRCSQERKKK
- the ING4 gene encoding inhibitor of growth protein 4 isoform X3 gives rise to the protein MAAGMYLEHYLDSIENLPFELQRNFQLMRDLDQRTEDLKAEIDKLATEYMSSARNLSSEEKLALLKQIQEAYGKCKEFGDDKVQLAMQTYEMVDKHIRRLDTDLARFEADLKEKQIESSDYDSSSSKEGRTQKEKKAARARSKGKNSDEEAPKAAQKKLKLVRTSPEYGMPSVTFGSVHPSDVLDMPVDPNEPTYCLCHQVSYGEMIGCDNPDCSIEWFHFACVGLTTKPRGKWFCPRCSQERKKK
- the ING4 gene encoding inhibitor of growth protein 4 isoform X9; this encodes MAAGMYLEHYLDSIENLPFELQRNFQLMRDLDQRTEDLKAEIDKLATEYMSSARNLSSEEKLALLKQIQEAYGKCKEFGDDKVQLAMQTYEMVDKHIRRLDTDLARFEADLKEKQIESSDYDSSSSKGKKKGRTQKEKKAARARSKGKNSDEEAPKAAQKKLKLVRTVPSSGSTLPVWG
- the ING4 gene encoding inhibitor of growth protein 4 isoform X5; translated protein: MRDLDQRTEDLKAEIDKLATEYMSSARNLSSEEKLALLKQIQEAYGKCKEFGDDKVQLAMQTYEMVDKHIRRLDTDLARFEADLKEKQIESSDYDSSSSKGKKKGRTQKEKKAARARSKGKNSDEEAPKAAQKKLKLVRTSPEYGMPSVTFGSVHPSDVLDMPVDPNEPTYCLCHQVSYGEMIGCDNPDCSIEWFHFACVGLTTKPRGKWFCPRCSQERKKK
- the ING4 gene encoding inhibitor of growth protein 4 isoform X6, translated to MRDLDQRTEDLKAEIDKLATEYMSSARNLSSEEKLALLKQIQEAYGKCKEFGDDKVQLAMQTYEMVDKHIRRLDTDLARFEADLKEKQIESSDYDSSSSKGKKSRTQKEKKAARARSKGKNSDEEAPKAAQKKLKLVRTSPEYGMPSVTFGSVHPSDVLDMPVDPNEPTYCLCHQVSYGEMIGCDNPDCSIEWFHFACVGLTTKPRGKWFCPRCSQERKKK
- the ING4 gene encoding inhibitor of growth protein 4 isoform X4, yielding MAAGMYLEHYLDSIENLPFELQRNFQLMRDLDQRTEDLKAEIDKLATEYMSSARNLSSEEKLALLKQIQEAYGKCKEFGDDKVQLAMQTYEMVDKHIRRLDTDLARFEADLKEKQIESSDYDSSSSKGRTQKEKKAARARSKGKNSDEEAPKAAQKKLKLVRTSPEYGMPSVTFGSVHPSDVLDMPVDPNEPTYCLCHQVSYGEMIGCDNPDCSIEWFHFACVGLTTKPRGKWFCPRCSQERKKK